The window ATGTATTGTAAACACGGGTTTGTGGATTATGCTTTTCGTGTGTTTATATGTATGAAGGAAGTAGATAACTTCTCGTGGAACTCGTTAATTGCAGGCTGTAGTAAATGGGGTTACGAAGAGATGGCTTATAATCAGTTCTGTATAATGAGAATGGCAAATTATTTACCTGATGCGTTTACTGTATCTTCGGTCTTGACAGCTTGTTCTAACATTAAAGACTTGCCAAGGGGTGTACAGATTTTTGCTTTATCTATAAAATCGGGATTTTTATCAAATACAATTGTTTCAAGTGCAGCTATCAACATGTACTCAAAATGCGAAAGTATAATCGATTCAATATCCATTTTCGAGGAAGTTAATATATGGGATTCAGCGGTATGCAATTCAATTATGTCAAGCCTTGTAATGCATCAGCTTGAGGAGAATGCAATGCAGATTTTTGCACGTTCATTGAAGAAAAACGTTAGGCCAACAGAATTTACATTAAGCTGTTTGCTTAGTTGTGCCTGGATGTTTCAACCATCTGTGCAAGGGACAAATTTGCATGGTTTGGTTGTCAAGTTAGGGTTTGAGTATGATCCAGTCGTTTCTAGCTCACTTGTTGAAATGTATAGTAAGTGCGGATTCTTTGATGCTGCAAAGATCATCTTCGATAAAATGGAGATAAAAGATATTATTTCCTGGAACTCAATGATTTTAGGCTTTACTTACAATGGAAAAACAGAGGAATCTCTTAAACTTTTTGTGGAGTTACTCAAAACAGGGCCGCCGCCAGATTACATAACCCTGTTGGGGGTTATGTTAGCATGCAATCATGGTAGATTGGTCAATGAGGGATTGTCTATTTTTTGTCTAATGGAAAACAAGTATGGGGTCAGACCGACTGACGCACATTTCACCTGTATTGTTGTGATGATGATCCAAGCGGGCAAGCTTAATGAAGCAATAAACATAATAACAAGAATGCCTAATGTACTCAATGGTTATATATGTGAATTGATTCTTAGTATTCGTGGTGTACAAGGAGACTTAGAGTCCATCGAAAAGGTTGCTGAGAGGTTGATGGAATTAGAACCAATGTCTTCATTGCCGTATATAGTGTTGGGTAAAGCATATGAGGTGAGGGGAAGATGGGAGAGTGTAGCTCGAGTGAAGAAAATGATGAAAGATAAGAATATTAGCAAAGTTATAGGATGCAGTTGGATTGGAGTAAATAGCggtttatttgtttttgaagaaaatgaagttGTTCATCACGGTCGGGAGCATGTATACTTGACATTGGGACTACTGATGCATGATATAGAAAATGAAGGATATATTTCAACCGTAGAATTAAGTGGAAGGTGAAACTCCATGGTGAATAGAATGCAGCGAGTCTTGCTCTTCATATGTGGAATGGGATGACGGATACAGAGGGTAAAAAGCAAAGGGTGGTTGCAGGATCGAGTCTCCCCTGCTTAAGAGTGTAAAAACATATTCCGGGATCACGGTAAGAAGTTATCATGGCTATTTATACATCAGTTTTGCTATCATGTTTATAAGGGCATAGCTGAGCTAGGTTAAGAATCATTAAATATACGAGAATTTTCATATGTAGATACTAAATATTAATGAAACTTCAAATTTTGACTGTACCAATTTGTCCCTTAGTTTCATTATATGGATTAAAtgataggcaaaattgttataaTGAGAAAAACCAAAATCAGTGAATATCATGTACTATTTATAGATggaaatataaattttatgagAATTATTGACTCAACACCAAGCATACATTTGTTTAATGATTTGCTGCTTTCTTCTGTATTCACTGTCTAATTTGGCATGTTGGATACCTTTTCCatagaattttattattatgaaagaagTCAATAACCCATTTGTCTTTTGCTGGGGCTGAAAGTTGTGAATCAAGATCATGGATATGATCTTGAGACGAATGTAGGTCTACCTTGTTAAAATCCCGCAACGATTCACCTGATTTCTAATGGCTGCAGCTATGGCTTAATGATATTTTCTGAATTCTGAtagatatatcaatatatagcatATCTGCCTACTTGCTCACGATCTCGCATTGatcacaaaattatatataatcatttctGGAAGCCTCGATCTTATGCCAAAATGCTACTAGGGAACTTAGATATGTAGTAATGAAGCTCATATCTCATATTTCTATCGGTGTTGTAGTTAATGGCGACTCAATGGTGACACATCATCCAAACACCACCATTAtgtttcaaatcaaacaacagaCAACCGTAAAGTTTGCAGTAAATATTACAagccaaaatttaaaaaaagttttttttttgggtaatatTGAAACGGGTTTTTTATTACctgatttttaaactttttgtctaaCTACTACTTGTTTTTGCATTTCATATTTGAAAAGGGATGCATATATATACGTAAAAAGGAGGAATACTCATATTAAGTTTTAGGTGAAAGAAATAGTAGAGTTGTGTATTGATAATTGAATTGATTAgtaatgttttatatttaagtatatatttgAGGTACATGTACTATTAATTTAAGGTACGGTATCCAATGATTTAATAATAGGGAGGTCATGAATTAAAGTTTTACATATGACAGAAAAATTGGGGTTCTATGTCGAGCTAATAAGCTCttttttggataaaaaaaacaatgttaTCCATGTGGTCCTTATCTATGGCCGTGAAAAACTCATATTGTGTTGACCGTTGAACTTAAAATTAAAGTcaacttaaaatgtaaagttCATGGCTCATGTATATTTCCAAGTGTAAAACAGCACATTGCTTGACTTGTGGATTAGATATATTGACTAAATCCAAACAATCTCATAGCCTATCCTTTTGCTTCATGTGTGAACTTACTTTACTCTGAAAACAAAACCCCAAGGAAAATTCTAAAACCCCAAGAAAGAAACTAACTTTCTTCAATGGCTGTTGCTGAAATCTTTATTGGAGCATTCATCACTGTGCTATTTGAGAAACTGGCCTCCGGCGACTTGATCAAGCTTGCTCGGTCTGCAGAAATATATTCTGAGCTTAACAAATGGAGCAACACTTTGTCCCAGATTCAAGCTGTACTTGTTGATGTAGGCCAGAAGCACTTAAGACAGAGATCTGTTCAGTTATGGCTAAACAAACTACAACATTTAGCTTACGACATAGACGATGTATGGATGATTTGGCAACCGAAGCTATGAGGCGCCAGTTGAATCAAGAATCTTATGCCAGCAGTACTAGCAAGGTAATTCCAACTTGTTGTACTAATTTCACTCCTCGTACCATTAAGTATGGTCGTAAGATGAGTTCTAAGCTCGATGAGATTACAACCAGATTGCATTATCTTGTCCTCTGTGACCATATTGTGTAAAATTACACAAGTATACATGATTCGTTTTAGTTTTTGGATGTTGAATGGTCGTGAAGGGATTTTAAGGATCGACCTTGAAGCACCCCGAATGCTCGTTCAATGTCCTTTCTTGCAGCTTCTTGGTATCGTTTgaacttcatgtttttttctttagctGGACATTTAAACGACTTCACAAGTGTTTCCCATTCTGGATAGATACCATCAGCTAAATAATACCCCTTTGTAAATTGGTCTCCATTAATAGTGTATGTTAGCTGGGGTGCCCTATCTTGGAGTAAATCGTCAAATAAATCCGATTCATTGAGAacattaatgtcgttgtttgaacaTGCAGGACCAAAGTAAGCATGACAAATCCACAAATCAAATGAGGCAACCAATAACACATCTTCCTCATTGCTTCTTCAtcacatattttattatttactatGTTTTAAACACAAAActcaattaaaaaacaaacacacatatttcataaataaaatcaaacattACAATATTAGGggagtaaaaaaaaacattacatcacattaaaaaaaaaattaataaaatacacCATTGCATTAACGGCGACGGCGAGGTTCCAAATGTGTTCGATTAGAGCTTTGCGAAGTTGATGATACCCCTTTTTCGGTTTGACATTGTAGTAAAATTTATAAAGGAAATATGGATTGTATACGACTTATGAGCATGGATATAATACGTTTTATCTATCTcattattgtgtatatataagataaatatatactcaaagataaatagataatataataaaaataaataatcagatATTTTCATTgggtaaataaaatttaaagataaacagttttttttattagttgtgGCCCACTCTTGCTTCGTCCTTTCATGTTCACCGTGGAGAAATTTTTGGTGACAAAATGGGTGTGACATGCTAGGTACTTATGGTGTCTTCTCATGACACATCTAAGAAGAGGTGGTGACCTAACCATTGGCATAGGCGTAAGATCCTGAAGATCTTTTGAAGGTAGTTTGAAGAACTTCGTTGGCATCCGGGGTtacattattttatacattactTAATGATATTTTGGTATGTAAATTTTAAGTTGAAAGGGGACTTGTCATGCTTGAAGGATTAAACTAGTTTGGAAATGTTTCTATTAATCCATTACGGATTTCTTTAAaaattcatttgtatttctagaaGCTTAGTAGTAGATTATACGGCAAGTTCCAAACTTTCAAAAATTTGCATTTTAATTTGGatttctttaaaatttatttgcATTTCTACAAGCTTAGTAGTAGATTATACGGCAAGTTCCAAACTTATAAAAATTTGGGTAATTTCAATAACATTTCTTACCAAATTGTCATTTTATGATCGGGATGTTACGATTAAGATAGCTACGTATTGACGGTTTAGTTTAATGCTACTAAACTACACTATGAGTTCAATTCTAATATTGTACAAACTATTAAAGTTTAGACTTAGGGTGTGTTTGGTAAAAGGAAATGGGATAAGAGAAATGGAAATCGTTTCATTTCTACTGTTTGGTTAGGTCAGGAAATTAAAGAAGCAAAGATATAAATTTCTCGAGAATTCAgtttttatgtaaaatgattTCCATTCTATTTGTAAGGAGATGCAAAGAAATTCGTTTTGTAAAGCAAAATTTCTCCATGTTTTTTTGGGAGAATTGCTAGAGATTGAAAAGGGGTGGGGGTATTTAAGCCACCATCACGTGCAATGCACATTTTCACACAAAACTACATGAACCCTAGCCCCTTTTGTCTCCACCTCTCCTCCCccttattatttctttttaatccATCAGATTCTCCTCTAGCTGATCAATCGTTTGCTTCTTTATAATTGCTTTCAATCCTGAAGTAGTCATATCCCATAAACTTACGTTTCACACCTTTGTTTAATCAAAATGATTGCTTTGCTCATACCACATAAAAGTGAAGAACCCTAACCCCGTTCTCTCTATTTGACTTGGCCTTCTATTCATGTCGTTCCGTCTCGGCTTTTCATTTTCAGGTAGTCGATGTTTGAagtgtttttgatttttgattgtttCTCTTTTTGCCTTTTTATTGCCAAACTATGATTTGGCCAGTTGAAAAGTTTTAATTCAAAATAGATAACATTCATAATAATGGTTCGAAGGAATTCTAATCAATCTGAATCTAGATATTTGTACCTTGAATTCGAAATATCCATTAAATATCACATTATATCTTTTTAGGACTCATTGTAAGTACTTGTGTTTGAGTAGCGAATTTTTATTGCCCTCTGAATTGCTTTCTGAATTTGTGTCATGGGATTTTGGTTGAAAGATTTGTTCTTTGTAATTCATAATTGGGTTAGTTTCTGTCCTTAAGGTTAGATGACTTTACTTGTAAACGATGTTGTTGATGTTCTTTTGCATCCAGTTGTTTGTTCATTCTTACGTTCTAACTTCTGGTTCTAGTCCTGGATCATCACGTTCTTTAAGTTTGTTTTAGGGGTTTTCGAGCTACTGATCACGGATAGGAAAAAGTTGTACGGGAAACACAAAAAAGTGTGTGCCATCTAATCTTGAAGATCTATACGAGTTGTAAACGCAAAAGAGCGCAACATGGGCGTTATATTTTTTGGGCGTGATCATATGGAAAAGTTCAAAGGGTGAAATGGTTGGAAAGAAAGATGCTAGATAGGTTCAATATTGATCTGCCAAACTTTTGCTCCTTGTAAACTAATACGTATTGGGTTCAATATCATCATGGAATTTGATTTTCATTCTCAGAGCTCTATGGGTTTagttatgcatttttttttaatttgaggtCATTATTATGTGTTCTATATGTATTGATATCGTATTTCGTATGAGATGTTTTAAAGTTAATGTTAATTGtatgttattttgttatttgaaaacataataaaaacaatagaGAAGGAAAATAGCTTTAAAAAACATTTCAAGTAAAAACTCAATTTCATTTCTCTACTTTGGTCTTCCAAACAATAGAATTgctttcttttacatttttcagGTTAATTCTCTTTCACTACCAAACAAAGGAAATTACTTAATTTCTCTACCAATTTCATTTCTCTCTATTTCATTTCTCTGCTTCATTTTATTTCACTGAATTTCTCCGTACCAAACGTGCCCTTAATGTTATATACGTTATTAATATTAGAATATGGGTATGTACATTAAATTCAAATTTCCTTTTGGAAACGGTTCTCTTTCGCATGGAGACACACAAACTTTACTTTGGAGCAAACGGTTCTCTTTCGTATGGACACACAAAATATGGGTATGTACATAAAATTCAAATTTCCTTTTGCTCTATGTTCCTTTTGGAAACGGTTATCTATCGACACACTCATATTTCCTATTCCAAAAGGAAACTGCCGTTTTCTTTTCGACATACGAAACGAAAAGGATTGAAAAGAAACATTGGGGTTCATTGCAAACAGAAACCGACGAACAATGCAATGCATAAAAATCTAGTTCTTATCTAGTTCTTGAATTGGAAACTGTCTTATCCATTCAAAAATTTGTGTATACCACCAAATAGTTTGTTATTACAAGAATCTGATTTTAATCCAAGTTATTATTCATTTTGTTGATCAGTTTACGTAATTCACACGAACAGGTTTGTAAAAACGATGTTTACGAGATAACATCGGTACGTATTTCTAACATATTCCCAACATCAACTAAATTGGCCTATtctaataaattaatatgtatgtataagatagagatcaaatgaaaaGGTGTCTTAAAGAGATAAGGgagagaaggttcgttttttttatttttttagcttcttttttgaactttttttctttttttcattctctctttaattaaccaatttcatataaaaattttagaaatttttaaaaaatatttttttttctaagggCGTaacccgtaagctataggcgaagccaTGATAGCTAAGAGCGAAGCCCGTTacgtagatcaccccatcactgATTcacaccctatgacctatcactcccaccagctaccccttattaatatccttaagggcgaagcccgtaccgtacccttacatcTATAACTCACTAAATtgggttagaaatttttttatttttatttattttttaaaattttttttatggtttgaattaattttaaaaaaaataaaaaagtgaaaaaaaaaaatcaagaagacaagttaaaaaaatgaaaaaaacgaaccttctctccttaagaactttctctctggatctctaccatatatatatatatagtgaaaagttatcttgagaactttttttgcgagaacctttgagaaattttcaaatcaagtccaaccgatgattattctttacatgtgatcaagaatccaaatctccacataattgtattacggatgataattcatgtctccaaacaattataaacttcaaaattatacataagctattcagaaaacaatcaaaaaataattttcatgtaaagaataatcattggttgggcttgatttgaaaagttctcaaaggttctcacaaaaaaaaaagttctcaaaataactttaccatatatatatatatgggaaaagtgagtatgaggctgttatgcacccaacttgggtaaaaaacccctcacatactaatattttaatattttaaataaatacatggccccccatgatttttaccttttaaaaaaaggtatgtgaggggtttttcacccaacttgggtgcctaacagcctcatattcccttccccctatatatatatatagggaggcCATCCAAtaagaacaaaataaaaataagaacatgTAAGAACCAATAGGATACTTCCAAATCATCAGCCATTAAGAAGGGTAATATAGACAATTGATAAATAcaattaatttgtaattttttaaaagtagttTCAGATTCTATTAATTAACTGCCTTTTTAATTCAAATTGAAAATAGAACGGCTTCATGCTTCCATATAACGTATTCCATGTTATATCAAATGCAGTACGTTTTCCCAATTCAACATTAAACTCtctatttatttagttttttggCTTCACATTTATTACAAGTATATACAAATGAATGCTTCATGGGAATCAAAATCTAATGATCCGCCCCTTAATGTTAAGCAATTAATGgaaaaagttaacaaacttCTTGCAGAAGCAAGGGAAATTCGACACGATATAAAGAAGTTAACAACCGTCTTGCACAACTCTTATATAAAAAGGATGCATAACATATAAATGGATGCATAACTTTTATAAATGGATGCAGAACTCTTATATAAAGAGGATGGACAACTCTTAAATGTAGATGCATAACTCGAATCGGATGCATAAATCATCTCTAAAAAGTGGATGAAGAACTCCTATGCAAACAGGACGCATTTTTACTTCATTAACTATATAAACGAGGATGCATTTTTACTTcattatctatataatatatagttatgtTATTGTACAATTAATAAAGTACGAGTAAATTTCTTATGTATATTATGTAGGTTTACTGATGtgttttatttaaacatatgcatCCAAGCTTTTAGTTTACAAACAA is drawn from Erigeron canadensis isolate Cc75 chromosome 9, C_canadensis_v1, whole genome shotgun sequence and contains these coding sequences:
- the LOC122582905 gene encoding pentatricopeptide repeat-containing protein At1g43980, mitochondrial; amino-acid sequence: MVYSRQIKLISTLLNHCLSIKSVKFIHAHLIKLNLSKTNTFLGNRFLDLYSKLGTVKDTLLAFDDIRYKNVYSWNIYMRVCIDFGDIQCARQVFDEMSERDVVSWNTMIYGYLSCGIGDHALGVFAKMQAFGVVPSEYTYSIVLSCVRSVSHGMEIHCDMIRKGVGFSSVIVGNSLIDMYCKHGFVDYAFRVFICMKEVDNFSWNSLIAGCSKWGYEEMAYNQFCIMRMANYLPDAFTVSSVLTACSNIKDLPRGVQIFALSIKSGFLSNTIVSSAAINMYSKCESIIDSISIFEEVNIWDSAVCNSIMSSLVMHQLEENAMQIFARSLKKNVRPTEFTLSCLLSCAWMFQPSVQGTNLHGLVVKLGFEYDPVVSSSLVEMYSKCGFFDAAKIIFDKMEIKDIISWNSMILGFTYNGKTEESLKLFVELLKTGPPPDYITLLGVMLACNHGRLVNEGLSIFCLMENKYGVRPTDAHFTCIVVMMIQAGKLNEAINIITRMPNVLNGYICELILSIRGVQGDLESIEKVAERLMELEPMSSLPYIVLGKAYEVRGRWESVARVKKMMKDKNISKVIGCSWIGVNSGLFVFEENEVVHHGREHVYLTLGLLMHDIENEGYISTVELSGR